One window of the Archangium primigenium genome contains the following:
- the bioB gene encoding biotin synthase BioB — protein MSDAASDSFHGHAHFNAPPAGVSVRHDWTLDEVRALYTRPLLELVHAAQTVHRAVFQDNKVQLCSLLSIKTGGCPEDCGYCPQAARHHTGVKAEKLMPVSAVLEAAAQARAAGATRFCMGAAWREVKDGPQFDSVLEMVEGVKALGMEACATLGMLSDSQAQRLKGAGLSAYNHNLDTSAEHYGDIISTRTYEDRLRTLARVRDAGISVCSGGIIGMGESVEDRCGLLRTLANQEVHPESVPINALVAVKGTPLQDQKPVDSVDMVRTIATARLLMPLSMVRLSAGRKQMNEEAQLLCMLAGANSIFFGDKLLTTGNPEYAQDMALLEKAGIRPLEPNPSR, from the coding sequence GCCGCTTCCGATTCGTTCCACGGTCACGCCCACTTCAACGCGCCCCCCGCCGGGGTCTCCGTCCGTCACGACTGGACACTGGACGAGGTGCGGGCGCTCTACACCCGGCCGCTGTTGGAGCTCGTCCACGCGGCGCAGACCGTCCACCGGGCGGTGTTCCAGGACAACAAGGTCCAGCTCTGCTCGCTCCTGTCCATCAAGACGGGCGGCTGCCCCGAGGACTGTGGCTATTGCCCGCAGGCGGCGCGCCACCACACGGGGGTGAAGGCGGAGAAGCTGATGCCGGTGAGCGCCGTGCTGGAGGCGGCGGCCCAGGCGCGCGCGGCGGGCGCCACGCGCTTCTGCATGGGCGCGGCCTGGCGCGAGGTGAAGGACGGGCCGCAGTTCGACAGCGTGCTGGAGATGGTCGAGGGCGTGAAGGCGCTCGGCATGGAGGCGTGCGCCACGCTGGGCATGCTCTCCGACAGCCAGGCCCAGCGGCTCAAGGGTGCGGGCTTGTCGGCGTACAACCACAACCTGGACACCTCGGCGGAGCACTACGGAGACATCATCTCCACGCGCACCTATGAGGACCGGCTGCGCACGCTGGCGCGCGTGCGCGACGCGGGCATCTCCGTGTGCTCGGGCGGCATCATCGGCATGGGCGAGAGCGTGGAGGACCGCTGCGGGCTGCTGCGCACGCTGGCCAACCAGGAGGTGCACCCGGAGTCGGTGCCCATCAACGCGCTGGTGGCGGTGAAGGGCACGCCCCTGCAGGACCAGAAGCCGGTGGACTCGGTGGACATGGTGCGCACCATCGCCACGGCCCGCCTGCTCATGCCGCTGTCCATGGTGCGCCTGTCCGCGGGCCGCAAGCAGATGAACGAGGAGGCGCAACTGCTCTGCATGCTCGCGGGCGCCAACTCCATCTTCTTCGGGGACAAGCTGCTCACCACGGGCAACCCCGAGTACGCCCAGGACATGGCGCTCCTGGAGAAGGCTGGCATCCGGCCCCTGGAGCCGAACCCGTCGCGGTGA